The genomic region GAGGCAGCCGTCTCGGCATTCGATCCCGAACACGATCATCATTACCATCGCACGACGGTCAATATCCACAAGCTGCTCGACGCCTGGCGGACGTTCGGACAGCGGCCCTTGGATCGCGGCTTTGCCCGCCAGTTGCTTACGCTCCCGCGGCACGAAACGCTCGAAGCTTGGCTCGCGGCCCTTCCCGTGCGCACGAACCATGCCGTCTCGGGCCGGCAGTTGGTCGATGAACTGGAGCTACGGCTTGGGCCGCCGACAGCTACGGGCGCCAACCATCCTCCGGCCGCGCGGAAGTCGCATTCGCTCACCTACGCCAAGACGGCCAAAAGGTCTTTTGAAGTCGCCTACTGGCGGACAATCGCCGAATTGGCGACCGGGCAATACGTGAACAAAGACAACGCCGATTGCGTGCTCGATCCACAGACGCTGGAGAATCTCGCACACGACCATCGCGATCTCGAGGCGCTGGGTGACCATATCCTGGAATACTACGATCGCGCCATCTCCGAGCAGAAAATGACGGGCAAGGCATTGGCCGGCGAGTTTCCCTTCGTCTGGCGGACCGATTTCGACTACGACTGGATGGGAGGCTGGAAGCGCAATCAAGCCGGCGAGACGCAAGAGCGCGATTTAGTTTGCATCATTCCCGGCCGCGACCGCCGGCAAGCAGTCATCATGGGGGACCATTACGACACGGCCTATATGGAAGACCGCTACGGCTACATGCACGGCGGCAAGGGACCGCGGCTAGCCGCGGCGGGGGCCGACGACAATCACTCGGCCACCGCCACACTGATGCTCGCCGCCCCGATCCTGATGGAACTCAGCCGCGCAGGACAACTGGCCTGCGACATCTGGCTCGTGCATCTCACGGGAGAAGAGTTCCCGGCCGATTGTCTCGGGGCGCGCCATCTCTGCGAGCGGCTTGTCGAAGGAAATCTGCAAATCCGCCTGACCAACGGTCGCGAGCGCGATTTGTCAAAGGTCCGCATCCGCGGGCTGTATGTGCTCGACATGGTGGCGCACAATAACGACGGCGAGCCAGACGTGTTTCAGATTTGCCCCGGCACCAGCCGCGAGTCGATGTGGCTGGCGTATCAGGCCCATTTGGCGAACGCCGCTTGGAACGATTCGGCGCCCCAGTGGAATAGCCGAGCCGGGCGGAAAAACTGCCGCCGCGGCAAGCGGAGCGCCGATCCGGCGAGAATTCCCGAGGTGGCCTTGCACCCGCAGCTCAGCGGCGAAGTGCGTCCCGCCTTCGATCCGCGAAGCACGCTCTTCAATACCGACGGGCAAATCTTCTCCGACGCCGGGGTGCCCGTCGTGCTGTTCATGGAAAACTACGACATCAACCGCCAAGGCTACCACGACAGCCACGACACGATGGAGAACATCGATCTCGATTACGGCTCCGCCGTGGCCGCGATTGCCATCGAATCGGTCGCCCGAGCGGCGACGGAAGCGATGCCGTGGGAGTGATTGTGCGGAAATCCTTGCTCTATTCTCCCGATCCTTTCCGAGCTAGAATTGAGAGGAAATGCATTTCGGAATAATCTGAAGGGAATTCGCCATGCTCGAGGAAGAACTTGAATTCTTCGCGAAAAATCGGGCTGAATGGCTCGCTAAGCACAGCGATCGAGTGGCACTCGTAAAGGGACGGCAACTCATCGGCATGTTCGACAACGAGCAGCAGGCCATCGAAGCCGGTGCGCGGCAATTTGGGCTCACGTCATTTTTGGTAAAACGAATCACAGCGGATGAGCCGCAATTCATTGCACCGGCGCTAACCTTAGGGCTTCTTCGTGCCGATCATCCATCGCGCGGTGTTTCATCCGATCATTGGGCCTGACGGCAAGCCGCTCGTTCTGCCCCCGCCGACGGGACTGCATCTCGCCGGTCCGCGCGTTCAGGTGAGTGTTGGCTTGGCGCAGTCTTTTGCCGAAGCCTTGCTGCTTCGAGGCGAAGTAATTCCTGACGCCGTCGTGGGTGACGCACTCGTTGATACCGGCGCTTCGCACACCTGCATTGACGATGCGGTTGCCAAGAACATGGGCCTCCCGGTAGTTGGAAGAATCAAAGTCGGTTCGGCTTCGCACCATTCAACAGAACAGAATCAATATCCCATTCGCATTGAATTCCTAGGGGCTGGAATTACATCGAACGTGCTTCAAGCGCCCGCCGCCGCGCTTGCCGCGCAAGGGCTGACGATGCTGATCGGACGTGACATTCTTCAGGAATTCCTCCTTGTTTATAATGGTCCCATCGGCCAGTGGACGATGGTCCTGGCCTAATGGTCCTGCTCCTCGTGGGAACTTCGTTTGATGACTCGCATGATATTCCGCGCCATGCTGGCAGGATCGTTGCTCCTTGCTTGCTGCGCGCCGGCTCGCGCTCAGACGGATCGAATCAAGGTCTATTCGGAGAAGAATTCGGTCCAAGGAACCGTCGAATCGATCACGCGAAACGAAATCGTAGTGTCGGTTCCGATGGCCGGGGCAAGGACCATTTCTTCCGGCGATATCGAATTGATCCTGTTCGCCGGCGACAATGCCTTGCAAAAAGCGCAGCTCGCCGCGACCAAGGGAGAGTTCAAGGATGCCGCCGATCTGCTCGAGGGAATTCGTCCCACCGAGTTGAATCGCGAGATGGTCCGCGCGGAGGTCGCCTATTGGAAGGCATACTGCGCCGCCAAGATCGCTTTGAGCGGGCAGAGCGAATCGGACGATTCGGGCGAGCAAAAAGACCCCGCCGCGGCCGCAAAACAGGCCGGCAGCGAAATGCTGGCATTTCTCAAGGACCATCCCACCACATATCACTATTACGAAGCGAACGAAATCGTCGGCGATCTGTTGATGGCGATCGGCCAGTATGAGAATGCTCAGAAATTCTACGATAAGCTGAGCGAATCTCCTTCCGCCGACGTGAAAGCACGCGCCGATTTGCTGCGCGGCCGCGCGATGCAAATGGAGGGGAAGTACGACGCGGCGCTGGCGGCCTATGATTCCGTGCTGAAATCGGACGTTTCGGGCAAACGCGGCGATCAGGAGCTGATCGAGGCCAAGATTGGCCGCACCTATAGTCTCGCGAGTTCCGGAAAGGTGGACGAAGCCGTCAAGCTGCTGAAAAACATCGTCGCCAATGCCGACGATGATGACACGGAACTGCTCGCCCGTACCTACGACGCCCTAGGCAACTGTTACCGTCAGCTCAAAGACAATAAGCAAGCGCTGTGGGCTTATCTGCGCGTGGACACGCTTTACGGCAGCGTCCCCGAGGCCCATGCCGAGGCGCTGGCCAATTTGGTTGTGCTGTGGGAAGACGCGAAGCATCCCGAGCGTGCCCGCGACGCCCGCGATCGTCTCCAGCAGCGCTATCCGTTCAGCCGTTGGAACAAGCAGATCCGCTGACGCGGCGTCAGGCGCGCGGATGGAATTGCTTGTGGACCTTCTTGAGCCGCGCCGGATCGACGTGCGTGTAGATTTGCGTGGTCGTGATGCTGGCGTGGCCGAGCATCTCTTGAACCTGGCGCAGGTCCGCCCCGCCGGCCACCAGATGGGTCGCAAAACTGTGCCGCATCGTGTGGGGCCCGATGGACGACGGCGCTCCGACGCGCGCCGCATACCGCTTCATGAGTTCCCAAATCCGCTCGCGGCGCAGCCGTCGACCCCGCCGCGATAAGAGTAGCCAGCCGGCATCCTGCCCAGCAGCTTCGACCAATTTCGGCCGCTCTTCATCCACATAGACTTGAACGGCGACCGCCGCGCGGCGATTGATGGGCACAATCCTCTGCCGGTCCCCTTTGCCGCGGCACAGACAGAAGCCTTCTGCGAGATGCACATCGTTCGTTGTCAAATCCGACACTTCCGAGGCCCGGCAACCCGTAGCATAAAGCAATTCCAAGAGCGCCCGATCGCGCCGCCAGAGCGTGTCGCCGGCAACGGGACTTGCGAGCAACCCATCGACGGCCTCGACCGAGAGAATCTGCGGCACCCGGTGCCAGAGCCGCTGGCTGCCAAGCAGCTCCGCCAGATTGTCGCGCAACACCCCTTCCAACTGCAGGTAGCGGAAAAACACTTTGAGCGAAACGATGTGCCGCGCGATGCTCGCCGCGGCGAGCCCGCGCTGGTGCAGCCAACCTGCATAGTCGGCCAGATCGCGGATCGAGAGCTTCGTCGCGTCGCGGGCGGCCAGCCACGCGGCAAACTTGGCCAGGTCGCGACGATACGCGGCCACCGTGTTCGCCGAGAGATGGCACTCCGTTCGGGCATAATCGACAAACGCCGCGATCCAGCGCACGGCCGGATTCGCGACCGGCTTCGGCATCGTTGGCCGCTTCAGTTTCTTGTCGGCAACCACGCTGTGCTCCGATTGTCACGAGGCACTCCCTTGGTGCATCGGCAATCGGCGAGGCGGGACTGGATGAAGCCTGATCGAAGCAGGCTAGTTGTAGCGGTCACGAAGGGTTTACCGGCGATCGTACTTCAGCGCCGTTTCGAGCTGATCGATCGCGACATCGACCGCTTTTACCGCATCGGCGCGGTGGCCTCCGAAATCATGGTCGGCGTCTTTCAGCTCTTTCCGTGCCTCGCGCAACTCGCGAATCGCGCGATGAAGATGCGGATGATGCTCTAATTCGTCCGCGTGGGCCGGTGTCGGTGCGATGCCGATGATCCCGTCAGTAAGCAGCGCCGATCCGGCAAGAAACGCGGTTCCCAACACGGCGACTCCCGCAACGCGTCCCCAAGCGCTCATAAATTGTTCCTTTTCAAGAAAGTTGACAACTCCCCTGCCCGCGATCCCCCCACGGTCAATAAACCCCACGAAATATGCGAAGTATCGCGAGGCGGCTGCGGCCAATTAACGCTGGATTGGCGGGGCGCCGACCGGGGCCCCCTCCGATCCAGCCCCGGCCACCTTTCTCGCACAAGCTGAATAAACTACGAACTGGATGGTTGTCGCCCCGCCGATTGGAGTCTGTTGCCGCGGACGCTAGAATGCTGGCTGCATTTTCGGTTCCCGCCCGTTCGACAGGGAGATCGCCGCGCCATGGAAGAGATCGAAGTCCCAACCGAGCATCTTCACGAAGCCATCCACCACGAGGCCCATCATTCGCAAGACAACTGGATCACGGCGGTTGCACTGAGCACGGCTTTGCTCGCCGCGCTGGCGGCGGTCGCCGCGTTGTTGAGCGGGATGAATGCCAACGAGGCCGTAATCGAACGGGTCACGGCATCCGATCTGTGGAGTGAGTTTCAGGCGAACGGGATCAAGCTGGCTATCCTTCAGGGCAACGCGGAGCTGCTCAAGATGAACGGCAAGCCGGTGCCGGAAGCGTTCCAAGCGAAAATCGACAAATACAACAAGGAAAAAAATCGCACGTCCAAAGCTGCAACGGAGAAGGAGCAAACTTACGAGGCGCGTCTCAGTCGCCACGAGAAGCTCGCGATGGGAGTGACGACGTTCCAAATCGCCATCGCAATTGCCGCGATCGCTGTCTTAACGAAGCGTCGCTGGTTCTGGTATCTCGGACTTGCCTTCGGCGCGGCCGGAATCGGCTGCCTGATTTATGCGCTGGCGTTTTCCTCCGTCGGCGAAGAAAGCACCGAAACCAAGCCGGAGCAAAAGGAAGGGAATGATAAGAGCAAAGACGCGAAGCCGTCGAAGAGTGAGTCGGGCGGAACCGAGAAATCATCCAAAGAAGTAAAAGAGGCAACGGAGAAGACGAACGACGGCAAGCAGCCCAAGACTGAGTCCAAATCCGGCGCGGGACTGATCGCTCCTCATGCCATCCGACTCGCCGCCGCAAATCTCGAAATGCCGCCCGCTTATTGCTGCTTCGATGTCGCGCTCGCGTCCTCTCTTGCCACCTGTCACTTGCCACTTACGACTGTTTCTCCGCCCCTTGTCCCCGTCTGCTAAAATGTCCACCAAGACCCTCTCGCTCCTTCCGCTCTCGCAGCTCACTTCCGGCCAAGAGGCCGACCTGTTCGCGCTTCTTTCGGCCAAGGAGGAATTGACCACGCGCGACGGCAAGCCGTATTTCAAAGTCACCTTCCGCGATCATGCCCGCGAGGTCAGCTTTCCGATCTGGAACGATTCCACCTGGGCCGCCGAATGCCGCCAGACTTGGCGGCCCGGCGGGTTCTACAAGCTGCGGGCTATTTACCGCGAAACGAACTACGGTCCGCAGCTCGATATCAAGAAGATTCGCGAGACGATCGACGCCGACGCGGCCGACGGTTTCGACCCGCTGATGTGCCAACCGCAAACGCGATTCGATCCGAAGGATATGTTCGCAGAGCTGGTCTCGATCGCCCGCGAGCGGATCGCCGATCCGGCGCTTCGCGCCTTGGTGACGGACATCCTCGAAGAAAACCACGAGCTTCTGCTCTCGCTCCCCGCCGCGACGCGAAACCATCACGCCTTCGTCGGCGGCTATTTGGAGCATGTACTCAGCGTTACGCGCACATGCGTGATGCTGGCCGACAAGTACGACGATTACTATCCCGACATGAAGCCGCGGCTCGACAAGGGGCTCGTTGTCGCCGGCGGCATTCTACACGATATTGGCAAGCTCCGAGAAATCCGCCAGGAACCGCAAGGGGCGGTCTACACAGCCGAAGGGGCGCTCATCGGCCACATGCTCCAAGGCCGCGACATTCTCCGCGAGGCCGCCGCCGGTCGCGGACTATCGGCCGAGACGCTGCTGCGGCTCGAGCACATCATCATCTCGCACCAGCGGCTTCCCGAATGGGGCTCGCCCAAGCCGCCCATGACCCCCGAGGCCCTCATCGTTCACTACGCCGACGACCTCGACGCGAAACTCCAGATGATGTTCACGGCCCTGCGCGACGACACCACGCCGGGACCGCTCACCTCCAAGAAGAACACGCTCTATCAACAGGTCTATCGGGGAGAAGGAATCGGAGAGCGGTAGTCGTAGGGTGCGTCAAGTCCGCGCGGACGCACCGGAACCTGCCGCGGAGGCTCATCTCGGATGCACGGTGCATCGGCGACGAGCCTCGACGCACCTTACGCTTTACGCAATCAGCATCGCTCTATCGCCGATTCGGGCCGTCGAGGCGGCTCGCCAGGTCGGCGAAGCTGCGGGCTTCGTCGCTGTGGCCTAGTTGGCGGTGCATGGCGGCTAGATTGCCGTAGGGAATCGCGAGGGCCCGTTCGTCGAGCGACTTGGCGGAAACGGCTTTGGCCATGAGATCGACCCCCTTTTGCGTCAACCGCAGACCCTCGTCGCGCTGGCCGGCCTCCCAATAGGAAATCCCCATCGCGACGAACGACTCGCCGTGCCGCCCGAGATTCGGAAGCGCCGATAACGGCAACGGTCGATCCAATAGCGGCACGGCCTTGTCGAAACAGGTGACGGCGACGGCGTGGTTCTTTTCCTGCGTGGCGTGGACGATGCCGAGGTGGGCGTAGAGCCGGCCGAAGAGATAGGCATCGTCGGCCGTCTGCTGGCGGTGCTTCGCCCCTTCTTGAAGATACGTGAGATCGACCGTCCCGTCGGCCAAGGAATGATCGCTTAAGCCGTGGAGCTGGTCGAGCTGACCGACGTCGAACAGCGCCAAGCCCAATTCCCACTCCAGCCGTTGACGATGGAGCGGATCGCCGGCCGCGTCGATCAATTTCGTGGCCGATTCGAGGACCCGGGCCGTCCAATCCGATGAATCCCACTTTCCCTGAATTCCGACGCGGGCGTCGAGCGCCCGGCGGGCGACGTGCAGCCGCAAGTCGTCGGCGGCCTGTTCCGTTTCAATCATGTTCTTCGCCAGTTCATCAGCCCTGGTAATCCAACGGGCGGCGATTTGCTCCTTCTGCTGCCAGACGCCAAAGGCAATGTCGCTGGCCGCGCCGAGGTGGGCCTCGACCAGCACGCGCTTGGCTTCGCGGCGGACGCCCGCGCGGCGATCGGCCGCCAGTTCCCCAGCCGTCTTGATCGCCGACAAGTGCAGTTCGATGGCTTGCTTGTAGTCATGGTCGGGCCCTTCGGCAGTCAAATCGGCGAGCGTGTTGAGTGCTTGCGCTTTCACGAGCGACGGCAGCTTCGCGTCCCCAAGCACCTGTTTTGCAATCATGATCCCGTCGGAATGACGATCCAAATGGCCAAGGATATCGGCCTTGCTCAACAAACACGGAGGCTGCTTTGGATCGAGCCGGAGTGCTTCGTCGATGGATTTCAGCGCATCCTGAAATCGGCCCATGCCGGCGAGCACCTGGGCACGCAGCCAATGCGCTCGGGCCGATTTGGGATCGAGTTCCAGTGCATAATCGAGATCGCGGAGGCTGCGGCGGACTTGCGCGTCGGAATCCGCCGCCGCGCGCATCACGAACGGCTCGGCGTCGATCGGCTCCAGCAGCATCTGAGTGACGAGCTTCGTTTCGGGAGCGTAGCTGAACAGGATGCCGCGCTCGGGGAACGATTCTCCCAGTGGCTGCCCCGTTTCGTCGAGCACGGGCACGGGAACAATCGCGTCGAGGTGCAGTTGCTTCGCCAAGATCTCCGGCTCAAACGGCTTTTCGAGCCGCACGGAGATCGAAGCAACGCGTCGGCCGGCCATCGTCACTTGCACGCGCCGATAAGGCTCGATTTTATAAATCCAGCGTGCCTCTCCCTCCTTGCCCGACGCGGCGACACCATCGCCCCACAGCTTGAGCAGGTCGTCGATCGTCGAAGCGCCGGGGGTGATTCCCTTGAATGCCGCCGGATCGATCGCCAAGGCCGGCAGCGGCGGCAGGTCTTCGATTCCTTTAAACGCCAGCCCATCGGGGGGCAGGACCGATTTTACGGCAGGCTTCGTTTCGTCCGACAAGACCGCGGAGCCGTCGGCCAACGGTTTGGAAAGCGGTTTCGTTTCGCGCCGCGGCTCTTTGTTCGCGGCCAATGCGTCGTCGGAATCGCTGGCCATCGCGGTGCCGGCTTCGTGCGCCGGTTCCGTCGAGGTCGGCTGCGGCTCGGCTTGCGGTTCGCGCTGCGGTGCGACACCGACGACAGGACCGACCGGGCGAAGCGCCGGTCCGACTGCTTTGCCGGCATCGGGCTGCTTCGACGCCGATGTTTCGCCCGATTCTTCGCTGCTGGTTTGCGCTGTCAGCGCGCCCAGAAACCAGACCGCGGCCGCGCAGCCAATCAGCCGCACGCCGAGTCGTGGACCCTCTGCCCAACTTCGGGCCGATGACGCTCTCACGCTCGTTCCTCCTGAACCATTGCGTGTGGCGCGGGCTGGCGACCCGCGGATTTGGCAAGTCAGGCAAGACGCCTGGGCCATAAACAAAATACACAATCCCGGCATCCTATGCTGGGACAAGAAAGATAGCGGCTGGCGCAGATCGGGTCCAGATCGAATCTCGCGTGAAATGCAGTCTCCATAATTCCATTCTTGGGCCAGCGAAACTCCCCTTGGGAAACTTTGGTCGCCGCGGCTATAATCCCGCCGCCGATCGGTGGCTTGAAGCCAGGGAGATCGGCGAATAATGGAGGTTCAAGGATGAACGTGCAACGAGCGTTGATCGGCGGGCTGGCCGCTATGGTGCTGGCCCTGTCGTCGTCGTCGGCCGAGGCGGGGGGCGGCGTTCGCGTGGGCGTGGGAATCGGGATCGGCATCCCGGCCTATCGGCCGTATCCGTACTACGGCTATCCGTACTATCCGCCGGCGTATTACTACCCGCCGCCGTACTACTCGTATCCGTATTATCCGCCGCCGACCGCATACTACGCTCAGCCGGCCCCGGGCTATGCTCAACCTGCGCCTTCGTACTACCAGCCAGCCCCGACGAACACGCAACCCGCGCCGACGTATTCACAACCAGCGCCGGCAACTTCCCAGCCGGCTTTGCAATCGACGCCGTCGTCTTCTGCATATCCGCTGCCTCCACCGAACCCGACGCCGGTGCCGAGTCGGTAAGTTCATGCGCGACGTGCGTTTTCCGACGGTGGCAGCGTCGGCCACGCGGGCAACGCCAGCAGCGTCGGGTGGTGCGTGATTAAGTGTTGCTGATCCTTTCCAGCAGTTCGGCCACGGTCCAGGGATGATCGGCCAAACCCGTAGCCATCGCGGGGGTCTGCCCATTCAGGCTACGATGTTTCCGGCAAAAGTTGTAGTGGGCAAAATAGAGGGACAGGGCTGCTTCGTGGTTTTCCCATCGCTTTGAGAAGCAGTAGGTGAGGCGGCCCATTCTCTTGATGAAGCAGCGCATCGACCCGTTGGCACGCTCAGTGTGCGACGTGCAAATCCGATCTTGATCCGGGTTGCCCCAGATAACTTCTTTCTTGATGCTGGTTATTTTCGGTGGGCTGTACTGGCGCTGCTCGGTTTGGGTCTGATTACCGAATACCTTGACGATCACTCCGTAGTCGGCCGCATCCCCTAAGTGACGCGGAATCGAGGACTGATATGGCGTATATCCGTCCGTCGAAACCTGAAATCGGCCGTTCGTCGCCGTTCGCAGCTTGCCGCAGAATTGATCGGTGTCGTTTGGGGTGCGGCGGCCTAAATGCCAAGCGACCACCAGCTTCGTCGTGCGCTCGACAGCCGTAAAACAATATGAATCTCCAACCGGACCGCCAACGTAGCC from Pirellulales bacterium harbors:
- a CDS encoding retroviral-like aspartic protease family protein; this encodes MFHPIIGPDGKPLVLPPPTGLHLAGPRVQVSVGLAQSFAEALLLRGEVIPDAVVGDALVDTGASHTCIDDAVAKNMGLPVVGRIKVGSASHHSTEQNQYPIRIEFLGAGITSNVLQAPAAALAAQGLTMLIGRDILQEFLLVYNGPIGQWTMVLA
- a CDS encoding tetratricopeptide repeat protein, which encodes MRASSARSWAEGPRLGVRLIGCAAAVWFLGALTAQTSSEESGETSASKQPDAGKAVGPALRPVGPVVGVAPQREPQAEPQPTSTEPAHEAGTAMASDSDDALAANKEPRRETKPLSKPLADGSAVLSDETKPAVKSVLPPDGLAFKGIEDLPPLPALAIDPAAFKGITPGASTIDDLLKLWGDGVAASGKEGEARWIYKIEPYRRVQVTMAGRRVASISVRLEKPFEPEILAKQLHLDAIVPVPVLDETGQPLGESFPERGILFSYAPETKLVTQMLLEPIDAEPFVMRAAADSDAQVRRSLRDLDYALELDPKSARAHWLRAQVLAGMGRFQDALKSIDEALRLDPKQPPCLLSKADILGHLDRHSDGIMIAKQVLGDAKLPSLVKAQALNTLADLTAEGPDHDYKQAIELHLSAIKTAGELAADRRAGVRREAKRVLVEAHLGAASDIAFGVWQQKEQIAARWITRADELAKNMIETEQAADDLRLHVARRALDARVGIQGKWDSSDWTARVLESATKLIDAAGDPLHRQRLEWELGLALFDVGQLDQLHGLSDHSLADGTVDLTYLQEGAKHRQQTADDAYLFGRLYAHLGIVHATQEKNHAVAVTCFDKAVPLLDRPLPLSALPNLGRHGESFVAMGISYWEAGQRDEGLRLTQKGVDLMAKAVSAKSLDERALAIPYGNLAAMHRQLGHSDEARSFADLASRLDGPNRR
- the xerD gene encoding site-specific tyrosine recombinase XerD, which gives rise to MVADKKLKRPTMPKPVANPAVRWIAAFVDYARTECHLSANTVAAYRRDLAKFAAWLAARDATKLSIRDLADYAGWLHQRGLAAASIARHIVSLKVFFRYLQLEGVLRDNLAELLGSQRLWHRVPQILSVEAVDGLLASPVAGDTLWRRDRALLELLYATGCRASEVSDLTTNDVHLAEGFCLCRGKGDRQRIVPINRRAAVAVQVYVDEERPKLVEAAGQDAGWLLLSRRGRRLRRERIWELMKRYAARVGAPSSIGPHTMRHSFATHLVAGGADLRQVQEMLGHASITTTQIYTHVDPARLKKVHKQFHPRA
- a CDS encoding HD domain-containing protein → MSTKTLSLLPLSQLTSGQEADLFALLSAKEELTTRDGKPYFKVTFRDHAREVSFPIWNDSTWAAECRQTWRPGGFYKLRAIYRETNYGPQLDIKKIRETIDADAADGFDPLMCQPQTRFDPKDMFAELVSIARERIADPALRALVTDILEENHELLLSLPAATRNHHAFVGGYLEHVLSVTRTCVMLADKYDDYYPDMKPRLDKGLVVAGGILHDIGKLREIRQEPQGAVYTAEGALIGHMLQGRDILREAAAGRGLSAETLLRLEHIIISHQRLPEWGSPKPPMTPEALIVHYADDLDAKLQMMFTALRDDTTPGPLTSKKNTLYQQVYRGEGIGER
- a CDS encoding DUF4337 family protein translates to MEEIEVPTEHLHEAIHHEAHHSQDNWITAVALSTALLAALAAVAALLSGMNANEAVIERVTASDLWSEFQANGIKLAILQGNAELLKMNGKPVPEAFQAKIDKYNKEKNRTSKAATEKEQTYEARLSRHEKLAMGVTTFQIAIAIAAIAVLTKRRWFWYLGLAFGAAGIGCLIYALAFSSVGEESTETKPEQKEGNDKSKDAKPSKSESGGTEKSSKEVKEATEKTNDGKQPKTESKSGAGLIAPHAIRLAAANLEMPPAYCCFDVALASSLATCHLPLTTVSPPLVPVC
- a CDS encoding M28 family peptidase yields the protein MPNDGWKQLLAGAAALEAAGKYPIAAYSEFMPPPRLGIKAYGGVDSQLCHEADPWGWHVTEYEEAFELQPGLELLARELLHVAHHLGRREPAHGIAAAKLKDNPYWPVELHDAGAPDQERYLLLTPLALSRTQDDKGRVRWTLFGSSEQGPGRAFWRSFFLSPKEELPNHAGPDFVRRLLAAAYHEPADKLTDLRRLGFRIMPTEASDAFPYWHDGPLPSWAKHFLWSKGDSLRGVKYLLTFNPFARLPAPVRKAYLAGALHLLPFPGSLVFWGAQPYVKLSKVLPLAMHIPLLHSIERHEAPRGIRVPQSGWMHEPRADEPTFTGSHGPLRNTFHRTNRWARIHRHDDELAAIHIGDKEDKVAHVLFSAAADDIGLYGKPMARNAQVWTPDCELLLDGPHASRQELLYAAKCVCGGGKYGYRFVYPAMRMGSHEVYWHRPLVAWLADDGQQCSLLPDAPLGYLTAYRADRPQLAKPIELWPRLLRRGPHEAAVSAFDPEHDHHYHRTTVNIHKLLDAWRTFGQRPLDRGFARQLLTLPRHETLEAWLAALPVRTNHAVSGRQLVDELELRLGPPTATGANHPPAARKSHSLTYAKTAKRSFEVAYWRTIAELATGQYVNKDNADCVLDPQTLENLAHDHRDLEALGDHILEYYDRAISEQKMTGKALAGEFPFVWRTDFDYDWMGGWKRNQAGETQERDLVCIIPGRDRRQAVIMGDHYDTAYMEDRYGYMHGGKGPRLAAAGADDNHSATATLMLAAPILMELSRAGQLACDIWLVHLTGEEFPADCLGARHLCERLVEGNLQIRLTNGRERDLSKVRIRGLYVLDMVAHNNDGEPDVFQICPGTSRESMWLAYQAHLANAAWNDSAPQWNSRAGRKNCRRGKRSADPARIPEVALHPQLSGEVRPAFDPRSTLFNTDGQIFSDAGVPVVLFMENYDINRQGYHDSHDTMENIDLDYGSAVAAIAIESVARAATEAMPWE